The following are from one region of the Methanospirillum hungatei genome:
- a CDS encoding dolichyl-phosphate beta-glucosyltransferase, whose amino-acid sequence MIQPSVSIVIPAYNESTRLAPLLLGITDPGIEFIFVCDGTDNTADIIRDYSQNHPELNIVCLSFPHRLGKGGGVYAGFRRASAPLVGFMDADNSTPVSELIRLHVLIVDYDGIIGSRHLPGQVLQRKQPLTRRIQSRLFNGIIRLMFGLPYYDTQCGAKIFKKDVIDGVLPYLHSKGFEFDVELLWQLKKRGYSIIEVPVIWNDTEDSRLRMADTISMLITLFRIRTNTLSYDK is encoded by the coding sequence ATGATACAACCATCTGTCAGTATTGTAATACCCGCTTATAACGAATCGACCCGTCTTGCACCACTCCTTCTTGGAATAACTGATCCAGGTATTGAATTCATTTTTGTGTGCGATGGAACAGATAATACTGCAGATATTATCCGTGATTATAGCCAGAACCATCCGGAGCTCAATATTGTATGCTTGTCTTTTCCTCATCGGCTTGGGAAAGGAGGAGGGGTATATGCCGGTTTTCGAAGAGCCTCAGCCCCTCTTGTCGGTTTTATGGATGCAGATAACTCAACTCCGGTCTCTGAGCTCATCCGGTTACATGTTCTCATTGTTGATTATGATGGAATAATCGGCTCAAGGCATCTTCCGGGTCAGGTTTTACAAAGAAAACAGCCACTTACCAGACGAATCCAGAGTCGATTATTCAATGGAATCATCCGACTGATGTTTGGTCTGCCTTACTATGATACCCAGTGTGGAGCGAAAATCTTTAAGAAAGATGTAATAGATGGAGTCCTCCCCTATCTTCATTCAAAAGGATTTGAATTTGATGTAGAACTGCTCTGGCAATTGAAAAAAAGGGGATATTCAATTATTGAAGTTCCTGTAATCTGGAACGATACAGAGGATTCACGGCTTCGTATGGCTGATACGATATCCATGCTCATAACCCTGTTCCGGATCCGGACAAATACTCTGTCGTATGATAAATGA
- a CDS encoding PaaI family thioesterase — protein MNYLDEITAKGQDANPFFCLMGIRPVYFSEGKARLVMDVREDMKNGEGWLQGGMYTALGDEAIALAIYTLLTEGDTIATVSCTTNFIRGIQKGSIHADGEVIRKGRQMIYAEATISDAKDGNLLARCTASFLVRSKAGTG, from the coding sequence ATGAACTACCTTGATGAAATCACCGCAAAAGGCCAGGATGCAAATCCATTCTTCTGCCTGATGGGTATCAGACCGGTTTATTTCAGTGAGGGAAAGGCCCGGCTTGTCATGGATGTCAGGGAAGATATGAAAAATGGAGAGGGATGGCTTCAGGGTGGTATGTATACTGCTCTGGGTGATGAGGCGATTGCTCTTGCCATATACACGCTTCTTACAGAAGGTGATACCATCGCTACCGTTTCATGTACCACCAATTTCATCAGAGGGATTCAGAAGGGATCAATCCATGCTGATGGTGAAGTCATCAGAAAAGGAAGACAGATGATCTATGCTGAAGCAACCATATCAGATGCGAAGGATGGTAATTTGCTCGCCAGGTGCACGGCTTCCTTTCTGGTACGATCAAAAGCCGGCACAGGATAA
- the pyrG gene encoding glutamine hydrolyzing CTP synthase, with the protein MKYIFITGGVMSGLGKGITAASIGRLLKNRGYQVTAVKIDPYLNIDAGTMNPAQHGEVFVLHDGGEVDLDLGNYERFLDIELNSSHNITTGKVYRLVIDKERRGDYLGQTVQIIPHITDQIKDCIRSAAEEPVFDGKPADICIVEVGGTVGDIESMPFLEAVRQMRSELAISDRALVHVTLMPSDSMGDLKTKPTQHSVKALRELGIFTDIIVGRSERPLNSHTRKKLSSLCDIPQNGVISAATVPDIYQVPMELEKEGMADVLCQLLQLGKDGADREWYHVVTREYTNRITIGIVSKYGKEDVYLSIKEALKHAGRKLSTEVTIRWLDAERVEPSDLRECDGVLIPGGFGIRGIEGKISAIRLCREEKKPLLGLCLGFQLSVVEYTRNVLGIADACSSECGDGTAVITILPEQEGVENLGGTMRLGDCPVNIKSGTLAHKLYKQSEIIERHRHRYEVDPVYISQLEDAGLVFSGTNKNRMEIAEIEDHPFFFATQFHPEFRSRPTRPSPPFLGFVEACLKNRGKGE; encoded by the coding sequence GTGAAGTATATATTTATCACCGGGGGTGTCATGAGCGGGCTTGGAAAAGGGATTACCGCAGCATCCATCGGACGACTTTTGAAAAACCGGGGATACCAGGTTACCGCAGTAAAGATTGATCCATATCTCAACATAGATGCGGGAACAATGAACCCGGCCCAACATGGAGAAGTATTTGTTCTTCATGACGGCGGGGAAGTTGACCTGGACCTCGGGAACTATGAACGGTTCCTTGATATCGAACTCAACTCCTCCCACAATATCACAACAGGTAAGGTATACCGGCTTGTCATCGACAAAGAGCGGAGGGGAGACTACCTTGGTCAGACGGTTCAGATAATTCCGCATATAACCGACCAGATTAAGGATTGCATCAGATCAGCAGCAGAAGAGCCGGTTTTTGACGGAAAACCTGCAGATATCTGTATCGTTGAGGTTGGCGGGACAGTCGGTGACATAGAGAGCATGCCATTCCTTGAGGCAGTCAGGCAGATGAGAAGTGAACTTGCCATTTCGGATCGTGCACTGGTTCATGTAACCCTGATGCCATCTGACTCCATGGGGGATCTCAAAACAAAACCAACCCAGCATTCAGTAAAAGCACTTCGTGAATTGGGAATATTCACAGACATAATTGTCGGTAGAAGTGAAAGACCATTAAACTCACATACAAGGAAAAAACTTTCATCACTCTGTGATATACCCCAGAACGGTGTCATCAGTGCCGCAACAGTTCCTGATATTTACCAGGTTCCCATGGAACTGGAGAAAGAGGGCATGGCAGATGTTCTCTGCCAGCTTCTTCAGCTGGGAAAAGACGGAGCTGATCGTGAATGGTATCATGTGGTTACCAGGGAGTATACGAACCGGATTACTATTGGCATTGTGAGTAAATATGGAAAAGAAGATGTCTATCTCTCCATTAAGGAAGCGCTCAAACATGCAGGGAGAAAACTCTCAACCGAAGTAACCATCCGGTGGCTTGATGCAGAACGGGTTGAGCCATCTGATCTCCGGGAATGTGATGGTGTCCTTATTCCAGGTGGATTTGGCATACGGGGAATAGAAGGAAAAATAAGTGCCATCAGGCTTTGTCGTGAAGAAAAGAAACCTCTACTAGGGCTTTGTCTAGGTTTTCAGCTATCAGTCGTTGAATATACAAGAAATGTCCTGGGGATTGCTGATGCATGCAGCAGTGAATGTGGTGATGGAACTGCTGTAATTACCATCCTGCCTGAACAGGAGGGAGTAGAGAATCTTGGAGGAACCATGCGGCTCGGGGACTGTCCGGTGAATATTAAATCAGGAACACTCGCACACAAGCTGTACAAGCAGTCTGAGATAATTGAGCGACACAGACACCGATACGAAGTCGATCCGGTTTATATCAGTCAGCTTGAGGATGCAGGCCTTGTATTTTCCGGAACAAATAAGAACAGAATGGAGATTGCAGAGATAGAAGACCACCCGTTCTTCTTTGCAACACAATTCCATCCGGAATTCAGATCCCGGCCGACCCGGCCATCACCACCATTTCTGGGTTTTGTTGAGGCATGTCTGAAAAACAGGGGGAAGGGAGAATAA
- the guaA gene encoding glutamine-hydrolyzing GMP synthase, which produces MVNTKKFIAEAIKKIQTESNGEKVVIALSGGVDSSVCAELASRAIGDRLIPIYVDTGLMRKGETKRISEIFGHLGLKVVDASEEFLDALEGESDPEKKRKIVGERFIRVFEREALATKAKFLLQGTIYPDCIESEGGIKSHHNVGGLPLTMEFTGVIEPLRELYKDEVREVAEALGLPKEIAHRMPFPGPGLSVRVVGKVTREAIEVVREANAIIEDVLVERYRPWQCLGALVGLGTGVKGDNRLHGWIVAVRAVNSRDGMTADPIEVAFKDLQEIESRITSTIPSVARVVYDVTPKPPATIEYE; this is translated from the coding sequence ATGGTAAACACAAAGAAATTTATCGCAGAAGCAATTAAGAAAATTCAAACTGAATCAAACGGGGAAAAGGTAGTTATCGCATTATCCGGGGGTGTTGACAGTTCAGTATGTGCAGAACTAGCCTCCCGTGCGATCGGTGACCGGCTTATACCCATTTATGTCGATACCGGCTTGATGAGAAAAGGAGAGACCAAACGTATATCGGAGATATTCGGACATCTGGGACTAAAGGTCGTTGATGCTTCAGAAGAATTTCTTGATGCCCTTGAAGGAGAGAGCGATCCAGAAAAGAAACGAAAAATTGTCGGAGAACGATTTATTCGTGTGTTTGAACGGGAGGCACTGGCAACCAAAGCAAAATTCCTCCTTCAGGGAACAATATATCCGGACTGTATTGAAAGTGAGGGCGGCATTAAGAGCCATCACAATGTCGGTGGTCTTCCACTGACAATGGAATTTACCGGAGTTATCGAACCACTCCGGGAACTTTACAAAGACGAGGTCAGAGAGGTTGCAGAGGCTCTTGGACTTCCAAAGGAGATCGCCCACCGGATGCCATTCCCTGGTCCAGGGCTTTCAGTCCGGGTTGTCGGCAAGGTAACCCGTGAAGCTATTGAGGTCGTCAGAGAGGCAAACGCAATCATAGAAGATGTGCTGGTTGAAAGATACCGCCCATGGCAGTGTCTTGGTGCTCTTGTGGGTCTTGGAACCGGAGTCAAGGGAGACAACCGGCTTCATGGGTGGATAGTGGCTGTCCGGGCAGTAAATTCCCGTGACGGGATGACTGCTGACCCGATTGAGGTTGCATTTAAAGATCTTCAGGAGATTGAGTCACGGATAACCTCCACCATTCCAAGTGTTGCACGGGTTGTGTATGACGTCACCCCCAAGCCCCCTGCAACTATCGAATACGAATAA
- a CDS encoding aspartate aminotransferase family protein encodes MLVKGSGSTVTDADGKSYLDFVAGIAVCSTGHCHPKVVKAIQDQAAELIHCSNLYYVPHQGSLAKRLVEYSGLSKAFFSNSGAEANEAAIKLARVRTGKTEFIACEDGFHGRTMASLACTHKPAIREPFLPLNPRCTFVPYGDAEVIRTTITKDTAGVIVEPVQGEAGVIIPPEGYLREVREICDEKDVLLILDEVQTGVGRTGKWFAYQHERIMPDIVTLAKGIASGFPMGAIVARDGLEFSKSEHGSTFAGGPIACAAALATLDVIEEVLPSVMQKSEHMKKALSAHETRIIGLMAGVTIGDSCPKVQQECRDKGVLVNCAAHGNLRLVPPLVISNEEIDRGCGVIDAAIKSIC; translated from the coding sequence ATGCTGGTCAAGGGATCAGGCTCAACAGTAACTGATGCAGATGGAAAAAGTTACCTGGATTTCGTTGCTGGAATTGCTGTCTGCAGTACCGGACATTGTCATCCGAAAGTTGTAAAAGCTATTCAGGATCAAGCTGCCGAACTCATCCACTGTTCAAATCTATACTATGTTCCCCACCAGGGATCCCTTGCAAAGCGGCTGGTCGAATACTCCGGACTTTCGAAAGCATTCTTTTCAAACTCCGGAGCAGAGGCAAATGAAGCAGCAATTAAACTAGCACGGGTTCGGACTGGTAAAACGGAATTTATCGCCTGTGAGGACGGATTCCATGGACGTACCATGGCATCTCTGGCCTGTACACATAAACCAGCCATTAGAGAGCCATTCCTTCCCTTAAACCCTCGCTGTACCTTTGTACCATATGGGGATGCAGAGGTCATCCGTACAACTATCACCAAGGATACTGCCGGAGTTATCGTTGAACCGGTTCAGGGAGAAGCAGGAGTAATCATACCTCCTGAGGGATATCTTCGGGAAGTTCGGGAGATCTGTGATGAAAAAGACGTCCTCCTTATTCTTGACGAAGTTCAGACCGGAGTCGGACGGACAGGAAAATGGTTCGCATACCAACATGAACGGATCATGCCTGACATCGTCACCCTTGCAAAAGGAATCGCAAGTGGATTTCCGATGGGAGCAATTGTTGCCCGTGACGGACTTGAATTTTCTAAGTCAGAACACGGAAGCACCTTCGCCGGTGGCCCAATAGCCTGTGCTGCCGCACTCGCAACCCTTGATGTGATTGAAGAGGTGCTTCCTTCAGTCATGCAAAAAAGTGAGCACATGAAAAAGGCCCTTTCTGCACATGAAACCCGTATAATTGGTCTTATGGCTGGTGTAACTATTGGAGATTCGTGTCCGAAGGTCCAGCAGGAATGCAGGGATAAGGGGGTCCTCGTGAACTGTGCCGCTCATGGTAATCTCCGGCTTGTGCCACCTCTCGTAATCAGTAATGAGGAGATTGACAGGGGATGCGGAGTCATTGATGCAGCCATCAAATCGATCTGTTGA
- a CDS encoding pyridoxal phosphate-dependent aminotransferase has product MQPSNRSVDLVRELYRQGTSYVFAKRPEAIAEEFGFTEVARLASNENPFGPSPQALQEAQKALVSMHRYPDTTYTALISALQEYHGDYSFVTGVGMDGVIETCIRVLINPGDQVTISTPTFSFYGLAAAAQGGVISNVLRNADFSIDIPSFISSARNAKISFLCTPNNPSGTVTPLSDIEEILQNIQGILFLDNAYVEFSSEDYRQLMNRYKNLIIGRTMSKVFGLAGCRVGYAFVPDWFKLMYEKAATPFTLNTISAAAAVGALQDHEYIERTISYVKKWRDAFTHEKRKPVFTSGANFVMIDVAPLTGDQATNFFAQNGVLVRSCRSFPGLADHYIRVCVGEEWENIRFLEVFRKI; this is encoded by the coding sequence ATGCAGCCATCAAATCGATCTGTTGATCTGGTCCGTGAACTCTACCGGCAGGGCACCTCCTATGTATTTGCAAAAAGGCCTGAGGCGATAGCAGAGGAATTTGGATTTACCGAAGTAGCCAGGCTAGCAAGTAATGAAAATCCCTTTGGGCCTTCTCCTCAAGCATTACAAGAGGCCCAGAAAGCACTAGTGTCCATGCACCGGTACCCTGATACCACCTATACAGCCCTTATCAGTGCATTACAGGAGTATCATGGGGATTACTCATTTGTGACTGGTGTGGGAATGGATGGTGTGATTGAGACCTGTATTCGGGTTCTTATTAATCCTGGTGATCAAGTTACTATCTCAACTCCAACCTTTTCATTTTATGGTCTAGCAGCAGCTGCCCAGGGAGGAGTAATCAGTAACGTTTTGAGGAATGCTGATTTTTCAATAGACATCCCTTCGTTCATCTCATCTGCCAGAAATGCAAAAATTTCTTTCCTCTGTACCCCAAACAATCCGTCTGGAACAGTAACACCTCTTTCAGACATCGAGGAGATCCTTCAGAACATTCAGGGGATATTATTTCTGGATAATGCATATGTGGAATTTTCATCAGAAGATTACCGTCAGCTCATGAACCGGTACAAGAACCTGATCATCGGAAGAACCATGTCCAAGGTCTTCGGGCTTGCCGGGTGCAGGGTTGGTTATGCATTTGTACCTGACTGGTTCAAACTAATGTATGAGAAGGCTGCAACACCCTTTACTCTGAATACCATATCAGCAGCTGCAGCTGTGGGTGCACTTCAGGACCATGAATACATTGAACGGACCATTTCCTATGTGAAAAAGTGGCGGGATGCATTTACTCATGAGAAAAGAAAACCTGTTTTCACGAGTGGAGCAAATTTTGTGATGATTGATGTTGCTCCGCTCACTGGGGACCAGGCTACAAATTTCTTTGCGCAGAATGGTGTTCTGGTCAGATCATGCCGGAGTTTTCCTGGACTTGCAGATCATTATATCAGGGTATGTGTCGGAGAAGAATGGGAAAATATCCGATTCCTTGAGGTATTTAGAAAAATATGA
- a CDS encoding adenylate kinase family protein, whose protein sequence is MMIALTGTPGSGKTSIAQELLKRGIPVTYASDTVGPYRLGTDPERDTDIIDDERWVSEFIPIEGVVEGHLTHLLPADRIVILRCRPDILKDRLSARGYTEEKIQENMEAELLDVILVEAVEIHGEENIYEIDTTKHSISECADYVNEVIKGTAVPTLSTVDWLYECGDMI, encoded by the coding sequence ATGATGATCGCTCTTACCGGAACACCCGGATCAGGAAAGACATCAATTGCACAGGAACTTTTAAAGAGAGGGATTCCGGTCACCTATGCGTCAGATACCGTCGGACCATATCGTCTGGGCACTGACCCGGAACGAGATACTGATATTATTGATGATGAACGCTGGGTTTCAGAGTTCATACCAATTGAAGGAGTTGTTGAGGGCCATCTGACTCATCTTCTTCCAGCTGACCGGATAGTTATCCTGAGATGCAGACCCGATATCTTAAAGGACAGACTTTCCGCACGAGGATATACAGAAGAAAAAATTCAGGAGAATATGGAAGCAGAACTATTGGATGTGATTCTGGTAGAAGCAGTTGAGATTCATGGGGAAGAGAATATCTACGAGATTGATACAACAAAGCACAGTATCTCTGAGTGTGCCGATTATGTTAATGAAGTCATCAAAGGAACAGCTGTGCCCACCCTTAGCACTGTTGACTGGCTGTATGAATGCGGAGATATGATATGA
- a CDS encoding CDP-alcohol phosphatidyltransferase family protein translates to MTLDSYRDHVKPIIDPVVAACVRLGITPDSCTILSLVAAAGAGIGFYFYEIWIGTVCILLNAIFDALDGSIARAMNLQSLRGDFLDHTVDRYADIFMICGIFAGPLCPWQIGVFGLTGVLMASYLGTQAQAVGIGRFYGGFLGRADRLILLIGAGVASLISSILIIGLSLFAWVLLIFGIFGHITAAQRFMHVWKQL, encoded by the coding sequence ATGACGCTTGATTCATATCGGGACCACGTTAAACCAATCATTGATCCGGTTGTTGCTGCCTGTGTCAGGCTGGGTATCACCCCGGACAGTTGCACAATTCTTTCTTTAGTTGCTGCAGCAGGAGCAGGAATTGGATTTTATTTTTATGAAATCTGGATTGGAACGGTTTGTATTCTCCTGAACGCAATATTTGATGCACTTGACGGCTCCATTGCTCGAGCCATGAATCTTCAAAGTCTGAGGGGAGACTTTCTTGATCATACTGTTGACAGGTACGCCGACATATTCATGATATGTGGAATATTTGCAGGCCCTCTCTGTCCCTGGCAAATAGGCGTTTTTGGTCTGACCGGCGTTCTGATGGCATCATATCTTGGGACACAGGCACAGGCAGTTGGAATAGGAAGATTTTATGGAGGTTTTCTGGGTCGTGCTGATCGGCTCATCCTGCTCATCGGTGCAGGGGTAGCTTCGCTCATTTCATCCATCCTTATAATCGGGCTCTCTCTCTTTGCCTGGGTTTTACTCATATTCGGAATATTCGGGCATATTACTGCAGCCCAGCGGTTTATGCACGTGTGGAAACAATTATAA